DNA sequence from the Liolophura sinensis isolate JHLJ2023 chromosome 1, CUHK_Ljap_v2, whole genome shotgun sequence genome:
AGATCATCTCGTTTCAAAATACTTTAGAGACATTCATTATTAATTCAGGTGAATTTGGTTATGCATAATGAATATCAAATTGCTGTGTTATCATAGCCtaataacaattttattttcaataacTCTGAGGTCCTCCTAATAACAACCGGTCTATTGATATTACTCTACTATTAAAGCCCTGCACGCCTCTGTCGACGAGATGCCAGCAGGGGAACTCGCTAACTCATTTATCAAACAGCTGGGatgatttttctgaaaaaatttacaacataaaGTACATGAACACTGATGCAATCGTGCAACTTTCTAGATGGACAATTGGAAAATGTCCTCAGGGGGAAAAGAACTATGGTCTCTTAAAGTCCAAAAATTGGATTTctgtattttacatacatttggGATGGTCTGGTTTATGGAGAAgtgtgtgcgcgtgtgtgtgtgtgtgtctgtggaAAGGAGGAGAAGTACAATACTCCAGGAAACTACCGTTCTTTGCGAGTTTCTGGCTTTCACGAATCCTTCCACAAAAGCGTTAAGATGAAACCGAATCCGAACCAGTGagagcaggattcgaacctgccaCCACGTTCATCAAGGGCAAATCATCTGACAAAGGGCAGTGTGGTCCGATTTGCCAACGAGTGCCCATGACTCGAGTCCGTTCATTCCAAATGAGACAATGGATATGCTACACAAATACCTGAGGAAAAGAAGCGTAGAATTTGTTGAACGACAAAAAGTCCCTAGTTGGCAGTTTGACAAGAAAGCCACCCCAACATTTACCCTGTTCCCTATTCAAGTGTAAATCAGACATAGTTTTTTCAAACGACCCCAGATGTAAAACGACAACTAATCACGAATACCTAATAAACTGACCCCTGTAACTCCCACTGTCACCTATAGGGATAGGGTAttgtaaattcttaaaattgtaaaacCAAGATTTCCGCTGCGGTGACAAAACACTAAACATAGACAGAAAATCTCCTCTCGCATTCAAGAGTTTTCTTCCACTCTAAAAAGAAACTAATCAGTGGTAAAAATTTTTAGAAAGGTTTTTCCATCATTCATTCTTCAAACACATGGTTGCCAGGGGTTTCTGTTGCCAAAAACACAATCAGAGGAATCTCACTGGTTAAGTTGGCAAAAGAATCAATTTTTCCGCAGAATGTAATCCAGTTGTGCTTCAATCCATGATTGCACAACCTTCGTAAGATAAATCAAAACTAAACCTAGGTAAGAGATATCAATATTGCTTGCCAAATCATACATTACTGCGTGAAGAAATTGGCGTCTGGAATCTCTCAGTTCAGTAACATTACAACTTTTATCGAAATTCACATGACATGTCTCGGTTATCCTTTAACGACATTGGTTATCTTGAAGCTCCATATGCTGCGAAATGTTTTATAAAGAAAGAATAAATGATATGCACTGTATATTAACTTATGTATATCCAAATATGGATGTCtactttgtttattatatttattgaaatgaaccgtactaaagaatttttcacttatacgacaacggttCTGAAGGTTTCTGAGTGGAAGATCCAGGCTTGAAAGCATCTTTGACCTAAAGAGCCTCTCAGGAGATAAACGCTAAGAAGCAGTTTGGATGGTTTACTTTCGCAGTTCATGCCACCCATCGGTTTAGGCCTTGAGAATAATAACTATTTCTAAGCCCGTAAAAGTGGAAAATATTAATTGTGTCCAAACATTTTGGACAAATCTCGTACTTGATCAGTAACTTGTCTCGGTGAAGTCATGTACCAtgttttaattcaacataacgaactgttttgaaaacaaaaaggtaTACAACTGAACAAAACGCCATGGCAATGGCGCCTCTGGTCCAAGTCAGATTGTATTCTCTTGTACCAGATGAGTAGGCCTACTACGTTACCAGATCACCACAACCTTCACCCAAATTACTTTAGGCGGGAAAACTTTAGGAAGTTCCCCGTTGCTTGAAGATGAACAAAACAACACGAAACTAGACCTTTAACTGTAGTTTGTTCAGGACTAAACGGCACGCAACAGCTTGTCATGGCGAAACAATGTACTACGCTTCAACATGACGATACACTCAGAAAAGCCCGAAAACTATATCGTACCTGTAGGGGAATAATGACCAATTATCTGATCTAATCGTGAAACTGCTCTTGGAGACAAAATCCTATTCAAACTGCCCATAGCAAAAGATCTTCGAAAGCAAATCGCACAAAAGCAATGTGACATTGTCACAAAATCTTATAATATTACAGATGTCCTATATCTATTAATGGCTTAGCGCTTACGAGCTGATATATTAGTAACCCACATCATGTATGATGTTAAACGCaacttaataataaataaatacagaaagcAGTGTGTCCCATGAATTAAACAGAACTGTAAAATCCACATGAAACAAGGCTTGAAAGCTACAGGTGTTTTTTCTAAGCGTCAGTGCTTTAAATCTATACTTACACTTAATCTGTCCAAAATCCTCAATAAATCCGCATCGGTAATGTGCGAGTCAGTTTCCGACAGCCCGACAGTCTCGTAGCTTTCTGGGTTATGCTCTCTTCTCTGGCGAATGAATTCCTTTACTAGCGAGGCAGGTGCTGTACTTTTGCTCAATAGATGCTTTAAGAACGCAGATTTTATAGCACTTCTTGATTTTGACATGTTTAAGTCGTCTCCTTCCGACCTTTTATTTCCtgcaaataaacagatatttgaaaaattattatgcaacaaattAAAGTgcttatcttttttatttaaattagttGCACAAGCAATAACAGTTTGTGTCTTCATATCTGTCctggtaaaaatattttaaagtaagTAAAAACACGTGAGCTTTAACAGATTTTGAAGGAAACTTTTTGTCCAAGTATCAATTCATTATGATGTCAAAAACAGCAGTTCAAATTTGAAACATTGTGGAAGGCGATAAAAAATATCGCACCACCATTTCTTACGCCTAACTCGtccattatttttttctactggtttatttgatcgatgtttctCACGTAAAATCGTTAGCCATCTGACAAACATTTTGGTTGATATAACCAAAGTTGGAATCGAACGAGCGGTCTCAATGGTCACAAACTCATGACCTAAATTAAACGATTCTTGCATTTATCGATAAAATATACTTCTTGTTTTTGTACGATaagaatttaaatttctttcctcaggaatatttcaacTAAACGATGGCTGTCAGCCTATTTGGATGTACATATCGCACAGAACCATGGCCAAGACCTGACAAATCTCATGACCTTATGTGGCGAAAGCTTGATTCGCACACCTCAATGGCCAAGATCTTATTGGTCGGAGTAAGGAGGAGGCTTCAGCCAACTGGTATATGGAAAAACTGCTAAAATAAGTCAAATTTCTCGACAATTATTTACAGGGGTTTTCACAGACGGTGCTCGTGAGGCTCTTTGGGCAGTCTTCGTGAAAGGAGGCTGATCTTTTACCAGTGTTGCGTGCAAGTTTGTATATCGCACCTGAGAAAgtatgtcagtaacttgccaaaggtcggtggttatTGCAGGTATTCCGGTTTCTTCTATCCATAAAACTTAgcaccatggtataagtgagtgagtgaatgagtgtttggggtttaacgtcgtacttaataattcttcatcatatgacgacaaaggaatctttAGTGTGCATTAATGTGCctcctgttgcaggacggatttccaccgttctttttataatgatacgggtcaagctgtcatgctgaacgccaagcgaggaagttacaacttcctcttttactgtcttaagtgtgactcaactcagggttgaccctggatctaccgtctcCCGAAGCGGCCGCATTATCAGCTGTGCTATCGGGACCCGGTAGGCTGGTATATgtgagtaaatgaatgaataaataaaggaaagtaTGTTTGGAGTCTACATATGGATTCTCAGACGGACACAAAGCCGAACGAATGGCTGAGTGGCTGAAACCTTGAATTTGCTGATTGACACAGTTGACACTAGAGTAACACATTGGTGCATGTGTGAGTAAGTTTTACTCATTCGTGTACTAGCTTTGGAACCGAGTTTTATTGAGTTAATCTTTAGTCATCTATAGCATCTGGCTTGTTTTCGCTTTACAACTGTGATCGTTTTCATTCCCCCCACGCTCTGCCTCCCACACAGATATAGAAATTATTTTCCCTCAAAGCAGTGTTTGAGCCAGGCATATTGCCCGCATCTCAGCAGTATTCACCTCACAGCGATAACTGTTGACGAAGCCAGCCATACCGCTTCATGCCGCAACTTAGAAACCCAAAGGAATTGTTTGGTTGAATCTGagccggtaatttagacgaaaGAACCGGTTTAGATACCTGTCAGCATAGCCGCTTTGCGGGTTTTTATCTGGCAGGCTTAACTGCGAAATGCAGAGTTTATCGATCACTTTGCAGCGTCTAGGCGTCTTTACTTCAGTGACAATACAATCGTCAGATGTCCGGCTTAAAGGGTCGAGTTCCGTTGTACAGTGACAGCAATTGCTAAAGAAGCAGAAAATGCAGGCTGctatggagaaaaaaacaaaggtttCCAGTCCTCTTCGACACTTAGCATAAGACACTTCTCAGTGCCTTCAGTACTAGCCGTTCCCTGTCAATATGCTTTGTTATTAAGGATAATTGCAACATCTATGATAAAACTTCAAAGGTGTCCATGACCTGCCGAATCTTAAGTTCTTGAGTTGCACCAAGTGTGTCATTATTGTTCAACTTGCTTCAAAAGGCATTATCAGTGCGTTTAATAATTGCCTCCATTCATTCACAATGATTTTATATATGGTTCTTTTTCCCTTTTGTATTTTAAGGCTCGGGCTATTTAAATACCGTTTTCCTGTGGTAAATTTCAacaattttgtaaaaatgtCCTTTACCTACATACGTACACCAAATGTTTTAATGCTTTGTTGTCGGTGCATACTAAATGGCTTTTTCAAGGGAACCACAAACACCAAACGCTGACAATAGGCATCCGAGTAATTCCGAGTGTGACTGGGGAAGAGTTATTGCGTGACGGGTGCATTTTATTGCGTGATATTGACGTTTCCTCGCACCGCTTGGTGCCCTATTGTCTGATACCAGTCAATAAGGTCTTAGCCATCTAAACATTGAACGTTCCCAAGCAAAGTCCCTATTGCTGGCAAAACTGGTAGACGAGGTAAAAGCAGCTTTGGCGAAGAGCATTGTTCACCATTACATAGGGTGTACGTCTTCAAAGGTTTATACGATTTCCCAAGCTCACactgtttactttgtaacaaGGAGCAGAAAAAAGAACCCCCAGCTTGTTAAAATAAAGCTtttctaaaatgtttttcttttctgtcgcGTGGACAATGATTTTTTTCGCGACCGCAATGGGTTCGAGACGCAGGGATCTCTCGTGGTCGGGTCTGTAGCGGTCGGGAATGAAAGAATGTGACCGGCAATACATTAACGAACGACCGGGTTGTGACTGCTGGCAACAGCAAGGAAATTCTCCCAGTGTTTGTGCTCTTGAGCCTGTAATAATTTAGAAAATAGCATTTAAGTTTACGCTGTGTTCAATCGATGAGGACCACAATGGTAAATCGTCAAGTAAAGTCGAGGGGCTAGTGTAAACAGATCACCGATCCTTGTGCTCTCCTATCGACCGCGGCCAATCAGAGTTATGTTAAGGGCACCGTGTTGCGGTGTATTCTGTCCAGAATAAAAGGGTGGTAAGTCTGCTCCGCCCAATCCACACAGAGAGCATGTCAGCTAGGTACTTTACAGACGGGAGTGTGGTATTCACGCATGCCACCCTTACCCTCGCACGACCCGGCCACTTAAGCATGCCCGTCTACCCTCGAGGTCGTGAAAAGCACTGACAACGTTATACATGCAAGGATGGTTTTGCATGAATTGGTCTCCAAACGTCAATCCAGACGGCTCCATAAAATCAAATTATTCACGACTATTCGTCGATTGTCCGTTATTTGATTTTCAATGAACCACACATCGGCACTCGACTGCCAAACTATTCAGCTTGAGTTAGGCGGTATTAGATGTAGAACCTATGCATTGCATGGGAGGATGCCATGCTTACAAAGCTTTCAAAACCTTTTAATTTTCAGCTGGAACAGTCAGCTAGTTTGTCCGTTAGTTGTCTGGTTAATatttacaaatgcattttttcctCTGAGCtaatcacatgtatatacatgtaattgaccTTAATGTATATCTTATCTTTAGCACCTGAACAGTGTAAGCTGGTTACACATCAAAAGCCGCGAATAAACAGCTGGACTTAAAACctgttgttttgggttttttaaTTATAGTTATTATACCTAGTTAATCCTGATTTgttataaaaacatatttttagctGCTCGGAATTTGAGTCGCGCTTAAAGTCATTTTAGCTTAGCAGACAAAATATCAATCAGCCTAAATTTTCAATTAATCAACAGTTGTAAATTATCGGAAAGCTGTTCATCTCATGAGATTCATCTAGGATCAAAAAGTCGAATTGAACACAAAGAAATTGTTGGTGTGCAATGTCATTCGTGTACATTCTTAACATTATTCATATTCAATTTGGTTTCCTTGTAAAAAGAGTGCATTTTGTGCTTTGTATAAGTAGCTTAGGGCAAGTGTATAACCTCATATTTTTGACCACGTTGTTTACACAGCTATTTTCTGCTAAtataaacattgaaaaaaataaccaaatCAGATAACTGATCTGCATCGTTAACCAGTTAATAGTTATGTTGTGTGGATTAGATTCGACAAAAACAGCCAGTACATTGTTTATTATTACAATTCATAATGgtagtttatttgttttaaattgtaaaaacaaaaatgtcctGTTAATTATGTATATCCAATATTAGCTTTGCGTAACGGCCAATATAACGCGTCCTTCTCGGGAGTAAATATTTAGTTTAGGAAATTGACCTGAAGATAACTCCATTAATTCACTGAACAAGGGTAAAATTTAATCTTGGTCATGACTACAAAAGAGCTCTGCTTCGCCCTCGAGTTAAGGAGTCTCCAAGGTGACCAAAACTCGTCGTGTTCACGTAATGATTGacgaaaatgaaatgaataatttaaaaTCGAAGGCCATTTTAAGCAATCAACAATACCCATCTGGCATCCGTATAGCCCCGGTTACCAGCCAATGTTACCCGGGGGAGAACAGACAGTGAACGCTTTCGTCTCTACCCATCAAAGCCAATGAAAGACACCCGTGGAATTGAAAGCTTTATTATCCATTGTTAGCTTGAAAAGGATCGAAGTTTGTCAGTGTCGAGAGGCAATTTCAGCGCAAAGGTACAATGGACTGAAACATGACATCCAGATCCATGAACGTATTAGCGACGATAGCTTGTAGAGCGAAGGCTAGAGGACTGAACAGTACCAGTTAGTGACTACAGTAACAAAACGAAACCAAAACTCCACTGGTGTAAGCCGAACACCCCAGAGTGACTGTGACATAGCATGTGACCCTGGCACAAGATACGATGACGACCATAGTAGTAAGGTGGTAAGGGATCAAATCGTCTcatatttataacatgtatatgatgCCAGAAACATATGCTAACATACTTCTTGTATTTAGATCAATTTAGTGCATATAAACACTACTAATTAACCATATCCAGGATAGCCACGtcaaggaagaagaaaaaaacatatcttAACTTTGCTACCTCACGGAGAAACTGCATACACTTCATCATGAGAGGGGCCTTTttggccgaggaggttagcgaGCCAGCGCAAGggaatgactcaggagtctctcaccaatgcggttgttgtgagttcaagtccagctcatgatgtcTTCTTCTTCGGTCATAGTTGGGAAGGTATGACAGCAATTTTCCAGGGGTTGTgcttcctcagggctctgctctgtttcccctcaccataaagtgaaatattcttgagcacagcaattaaataaatcaaatcatctTGAGTAGGAAGCTTTGCCCAGTGTTTAGAACCTCGATAAATTGTACAATTTGAAACAAATAATTCTCATACATGCATTGATTGAAAAAGGCACCCAGTACAAAAGCTTTACAAAGAAGCGACCAGATTGTTGTTACATTCTCTGTGCTTCAGGAAATTAGGTTACTTTCTTGGAAAGCGGTGATGTTTATACTTGCCGAAACATGTGCTAACATACTTCTTGTACTGAAATGCCATGCCGAAGTCATCAGAAATGAacacccacccagtcagagTATACTTAGACCGTGCTCTATCCCCTTGTATGCTGAGAGTAAAGCCAGGAAAGTATCAAGATTGCTAAGTTTTCGAGCTAAAGTATGACATGTTTCATGACTGAGACCTTGATACCCCGCTCATTAAGTCGAGACTTTGGCGTTCAACCTGCGCCCGTGGTTAGTAATTCCTCGTTATTGAAACTTGTCCAATGAggatataaatgaattaaactaCAATGTATAGTTGTATTTGGCAAGTGATTTTCAGGAATCATATTACATTCAGAACACGGATGTCTGGTATACAAGGCGTTCAGCTATGTAAATAAGCGATTGGCAAGGGAATTTTATTCAGATTCCTTCTTCAAAGTCTCCACAATAGGTAGGTATACGTATAGTGTTAGTATTCCAGCTGTTTGAACAGATTAGGTCCGATGGGTTTGTGTATGTAAAAAGCAATACTCGAAAAGGCGAGAGTACACACTCCACCTGTGTGTTGAATCGAATCGCGTTCGCGATTCCGTTGAGAAGAAAAACCTACCAAAGACCGGTTGTCTCTAACTCACTGCAAACGACGAAGTTTCAAAACAGGCGGATATTAGACGCAAAACAAGCCATCAAATTCCATTCTGATTACATTACAATCACGCAAGTTGACATTTTTACTGGAATGATTTCAACGGTAACGGCGTCGTTTTGGGGCCACTTTTCCAACACCAACTGACAATGGCATGTAACAAATGACACCCTTGTGACATGTCAGTACAGCTTTCCCATCCGTTATAGGTGAACATCTAAACAAGACATGTAACAAATGAACCCTTTTGTCCAGAGCGCTCTAGAACTTGCCACAGCTGTTCATGAACTCATTAGGGAATTGCAGAGCCGAGAAACGGAATTCCCATTTGGAATACGTTTGCCATAACTACCAGAAAAGTATCTTTGATCccttatatttttaatatgatacTCTGAGCTTTAAAAAGCATGACAGAGTCTTGTTGAACAGTTAAGCAAAACGGCGAATAATAAAAGTATAAAGTCCATAGACGATATTGCTACACTAGCTTGGATTAAGTAAACGATTTGTTTCGGAAAGGTTCATTCCAGTCGAAAAGATGTGCGGCAATATATGATTCCTCCAACGATGACCCAAGCCCTAATTTCATCAAACAGCTATGTAAAGCAATGCCGTCTACATTGTATATAAGAACAGTAAGGCTTAGTGGAGAATGAATTTAGAACGCGCCAATAACTTCATTCTTTATCTCTGTGTACGATCAGTCTTGAACGTGCTAATAAAACCGTTATGAGCTATGATTCCGGAATGCCACGACAGGAGTAATTAAatctttcacaaaaatattgaCACTACCGTATATGAGTATCCGGCGAAAAGATAACCCGGACAGCAGGTAAAGCAATGATATTTAAAAGTCATAAGAACATGCATTTGAGGACATGAGATTTATCAGGTAACAGGCCTTGTAGTAAAGTGAGAATGACGAAGGTCAGTAGTTATAACGATCAAGGTCAGGATCACAAGATATGCAGATATCTGAGAACATCGTGAGAACAACATGATAAAATCGTTTCAAATGAGttgttcttcattttcctttctCTGTGATAAGACCAGACACAAAAAGGACATAATTTCAACATTGCTAACAAAATGGCCACCCTAAGCTAATAACCTTTGTCCAAACACTTTAATTTTCTTCTGCAATAATTTAATATCGAGGCCTCTGTGAGGGTAGTATGAAACTCATGGAAGGTACTTATCATACTGTAAAAATGTCTTAAAGATTCGAAA
Encoded proteins:
- the LOC135461539 gene encoding uncharacterized protein LOC135461539, which gives rise to MDHRQVGWIVIGVIFCMSFTADIVQGKCRGMWSERHSCRGGNKRSEGDDLNMSKSRSAIKSAFLKHLLSKSTAPASLVKEFIRQRREHNPESYETVGLSETDSHITDADLLRILDRLSLSE